The Eleutherodactylus coqui strain aEleCoq1 chromosome 6, aEleCoq1.hap1, whole genome shotgun sequence genome window below encodes:
- the APOA5 gene encoding apolipoprotein A-V — MGSGEVLCLFLILAGCQATYTRSGFWDYFSQLATEKTEWSLHKNPATDVRDRFQNGLSYVGNIFSPLKSGLQKRLYEDSDGLRKLIRRELQEIQRNIYPYIDEVHQKIGKNLEQVQNRLQPYTDELKDRMSKGAKELVEQFSLSKDHISNVVPHKLAENIQGQIILQTDKVRKVLLPMGERLLAEIHHAVEELHENLSGHSLTSQEKLTAQVQELSRKLTQNANNLHEKIHKNLNALKEQLMTYPQNFKERFPDSQPSKPVAPYVEEMAAQVQREVEEFHRNTQQQIEHFTRTINMEMEEMKYKLSPATSDLHDTVTSIEEMQEKLESLWTEISQNLK, encoded by the exons ATGGGGAGTGGGGAGGTCTTGTGTCTGTTCCTGATCTTAGCTG GCTGTCAGGCGACTTATACTAGAAGTGGGTTCTGGGATTATTTCAGCCAATTGGCTACTGAAAAGACTGAATGGAGTCTTCATAAGAATCCAGCAACAGACGTCAG AGACCGGTTTCAAAATGGATTAAGCTATGTAGGTAATATCTTTAGTCCGTTGAAGAGTGGACTCCAAAAGCGCTTGTATGAAGACTCAGATGGACTGCGCAAGCTAAtacgcagggaactgcaggagatcCAGAGAAATATTTACCCTTATATAGATGAAGTGCACCAGAAGATAGGCAAAAATCTTGAACAAGTACAAAACCGCCTGCAGCCTTACACCGATGAACTGAAGGATCGAATGAGTAAAGGAGCAAAGGAGCTTGTCGAACAGTTTAGCCTGAGCAAGGATCATATAAGTAATGTGGTACCACACAAGCTAGCCGAAAACATTCAAGGCCAAATCATTCTGCAAACAGACAAGGTACGAAAAGTACTTCTTCCGATGGGTGAGAGACTGTTGGCAGAGATCCATCATGCCGTTGAAGAACTTCATGAAAACCTATCTGGTCACTCTCTTACCTCCCAGGAAAAATTAACCGCTCAGGTGCAAGAACTTTCTCGTAAATTGACTCAGAATGCAAACAATTTGCATGAGAAGATCCATAAAAACTTGAATGCACTGAAAGAACAACTTATGACTTATCCCCAAAATTTTAAGGAAAGGTTTCCAGACAGTCAGCCCAGCAAACCTGTAGCGCCTTATGTCGAAGAGATGGCCGCCCAGGTGCAGAGAGAAGTAGAAGAGTTTCACAGGAATACCCAGCAGCAGATTGAACACTTTACTCGTACGATTAACATGGAAATGGAGGAGATGAAATACAAGTTGTCTCCTGCTACATCAGACTTACATGACACTGTTACTTCCATAGAGGAAATGCAAGAGAAACTGGAGTCGTTGTGGACAGAGATATCCCAAAACTTAAAATAA